A single window of Coffea eugenioides isolate CCC68of chromosome 7, Ceug_1.0, whole genome shotgun sequence DNA harbors:
- the LOC113778055 gene encoding vesicle transport protein SFT2B has protein sequence MEKMNVAFEKMKILVGMEVDEESSPDAEDSSFLEDFNRNCTLSTKQRLYGFVICLAAGITCTLLSMLVFFNPIKFGLTFSFGNLLALGSTAFLIGPKRQLTMMLDPVRIYATAIYLASIIVSLFCALYVRNKLLTFLAISLEFGALVWYSLSYIPFARSMVSKVMVACFDTEF, from the exons ATGGAGAAAATGAATGTGGCGTTCGAGAAGATGAAAATCCTAGTGGGGATGGAAGTTGATGAGGAATCTTCACCAGATGCTGAAGATTCATCTTTTTTGGAAGATTTCAATCGTAATTGTACTTTGTCCACTAAACAG AGGCTTTATGGTTTTGTCATATGCTTGGCTGCTGGAATCACTTGTACACTCTTG TCCATGCTTGTTTTCTTCAATCCGATCAAATTTGGACTAACATTCTCCTTCGGCAATCTGCTTGCTCTAGGAAG CACAGCTTTTCTTATAGGACCCAAACGGCAACTAACCATGATGCTTGATCCTGTCCGCATTTATGCGACAGCTATATATCTTGCCAGCATTATAGTCTCTCTATTTTGTGCATTATAT GTGCGGAACAAGCTGTTGACATTTTTGGCAATTTCGCTCGAGTTTGGTGCACTTGTTTG GTACAGCTTGAGTTATATCCCTTTTGCAAGATCGATGGTTTCGAAAGTTATGGTGGCTTGCTTTGACACAGAATTTTAG
- the LOC113777223 gene encoding zinc-finger homeodomain protein 4-like yields the protein MSIYWSQGISAAEMNIDSQKGNENGKATVNFGAVSMHSSPEDHRLPNKKALKYMECLKNHAAAAGGHATDGCGEFMPGGEEGTIEALKCSACNCHRNFHRKVIEGDCSSQSYHSFFLVNGEKLFTSAHQHNTTHQVTVSPPKVQLLQTSEKDEQEEGVHPEAKIRPHDAGKRRSRTKFSQEQKEKLWSFAEKVGWKIQKADDSAVNGFCQEIGIRRRVLKVWMHNNKHNLAKKNSYPC from the coding sequence ATGAGCATTTATTGGAGTCAAGGAATTAGTGCAGCTGAGATGAATATTGATTCtcagaaaggaaatgaaaatgggaaaGCAACTGTAAACTTCGGTGCTGTTTCCATGCATTCAAGCCCAGAAGATCATAGGCTGCCAAACAAGAAAGCTTTGAAATACATggaatgcctcaagaatcatgcAGCAGCCGCAGGTGGACATGCCACGGATGGATGTGGCGAGTTCATGCCCGGTGGTGAAGAAGGAACAATAGAAGCCCTTAAATGCTCAGCTTGCAACTGCCACAGAAACTTCCATAGAAAAGTGATAGAAGGAGACTGTTCTTCTCAGAGTTATCACTCTTTTTTTCTCGTTAATGGTGAGAAACTTTTTACCTCAGCACATCAACATAATACAACACATCAGGTGACAGTATCACCCCCTAAAGTTCAATTATTACAAACTTCAGAAAAAGATGAGCAAGAAGAAGGGGTTCATCCTGAGGCGAAAATAAGGCCACATGATGCGGGAAAAAGGAGATCCAGAACAAAGTTCAGCcaagaacaaaaggaaaagCTGTGGAGCTTTGCTGAGAAAGTGGGGTGGAAGATACAAAAGGCAGATGACTCTGCAGTTAATGGTTTCTGCCAAGAGATTGGCATCAGGAGGAGAGTCCTCAAGGTTTGGATGCACAATAACAAACACAACTTGGCCAAGAAAAACTCCTACCCATGTTGA